DNA sequence from the Solea solea chromosome 12, fSolSol10.1, whole genome shotgun sequence genome:
CATTATTTCAAGGCTATACTTAGtgatacaatattataatattataattgaCAATAGAGGTAAAAATGGACAAATCATTTAACAGGACGAGCACCCCTGACCTTTTGCAGTGGCAGACTCTTGGTGTCTTGGTACCTTTAAAAGGAACTGTTAAAAAGCTTGAGAGTTTCACACAGGTCAATACCATTACACTCAATCAAGCAACACAATAATGGACATTTGGTCACATTTCTATCCAGGATTTGGGaactttaaacactttaaagtcAAAAGAAGGATCTAACTACCACTGCATAAAGTGCAAATGATTCAGTCCATGGTCTAGTTTAAGTCTGACATTCATACATTTCACATTGTACTTCCTAGATAATTATTGCATATTCAAATGATCACaggtttcattattttatttttatttatttttttgaggaAAAGCTCCCACTACCAAATACACAATTAGATTTACAGTCTGTCTAAAAATGCCATTGATTTGTTTACTGGCTTGATTTAAAATCATTAACAATTTCTTCTGATTGACAACATTAATACAGCCTTGTCAAAATGTCTACCTTTTGCTGTGCCTGAAATATatagaaaagaatgcatttgaacattttttttaaacgtatCGTCCCTTGTCAGTGTCAGTGGAGAATCATCTCATAAAGCCAAGCCTACAAAGCGAAGACATCGACTGCATTCTACagtttttgaataaaacaaatgtgagtGGTCACTGGTAAAGGCCAGAGCATTATCGTCTGTCAAATAGCATTCCATCAGTCTGTTTAATATCTACAAATTATTATTGAACgtcagaaaaagacaaattgaTACCACACATCAACTCCATCTTCATATGATCGCTGTAAGTAACGCAGAGTGTAATTAATGATGAAAGAGCAAGAAGGCGCTGAGGTTTACGGCCCCGGGATTTTCATTGAATAAAATGCCAgtctgctgtgtgctgtgtgatcaGCCAGATTGGGCCGTTTCATGAGATTCACACTAATGTCACTCTAAGAAGGCAGAAgtataatttcattttaaaaacactgaaaaatgaaCAGCAAATATTTGTTCCTTTATACTGAGTACATTAAGTGTACAGATATATGATTATGATGGTGACTCTGTATATATCAAATTAAAAGGTGTCTCCCTCTCTtgtggtgtgcatgtgtgtgagaggcagGTAAACCATGGGGGTGTGGCTGACCCACTTCTGCTGCTGGCCTTGCTGCACACCTGAAATTGATTGACAATCAACCCCCTGCTGCAGATATATCTGGTCTACACAGTGATGTAGTTGCAGCTGCAACCAGaccaatttattttttgttgctgtttttgtagctcaatgtttttcttgttttaaatccTGTCTCACCTTCGTCTGCCTGCCTGTAAGTTGTCTTCAATTCCTCTTTCAGTTCAAGAAACAATCCTTCTCTTCTGGAGaaataaaatcagttaaaaTCAGTCATTTGTGCTCTGCTTCTGGGTCCAATTCCAGCACCATGATGGAATTATATTTAATACATGTTTTGGCCACTTGGAGGCAGCAGAAAAACGATATGAACTTGTTGACATCACATCTTCTGAAATGATAAATTGCAAACAATCGTGTGTTTCCATATAAAGCAATAGTGTTATAACAGTGCATCTGATTTTGGTTTGGAACCGGCTCATAAGGGAATATCTGTCTCTTCTCGCTGAGGGCAAGACGGTGAATCAGTACATCCAAAGCTCCCTAATGACTGCTTTTCTACTTCTGCTCAacccggttctattttgtggacGGAAAGAAAGAGTCTTTGTGCATGCATTGACTAACAATTCCTCAGTGACTCACACAGCACTAGCTTTGAACAGCTGCCACCATCTTAAGCTGGGGCAACACTAGAAGATGTTTTACCCCATTTTTACTCACAATTCAAAGTTGGGCAGAGTCAGCATGGctagttggcacagaaatctgtgtttgacttttttgagccgATTCTGGATGCAGTCGTGTGTAATGATTACAgacccaactgcaaacacatgttgcCAACAGGTAATGAAAAAGAgtaggtgggacacaggaaatagtGTCAGTAGACAAAGATGACAGGAAGTAGCGGGAATATCCAAACAACGATGgcgatgtttgtttgtttgctctttAAACTGTCGCTCTCGTGCTCTCACAAGAGTGAATGGATGCAttcagttggtttgacaaatcatgtGATCTGTGATCCCCGATCAGACTCAGTCGTTAAATGTGTGATCCCCAGTCTTTCAGTCGTCATAAAAAAATCTGCTGAGACCAGTCTTTTACTGCAGCAAAAGTCAGGTGTTAGTTGATGTTGAAGATTTTTTTTCGGTGGAATTTTTGCTGGTTCTATTCATCTATTGTTGATCCTGCCTCCTGTGAATCTCTCTTTTGAAGCCTGCTCACACGTGTGGCTTAGTAAAGGCATGTGTGACAGACTTAAATGATTACCGACTGCTATAAAAAGGAATTGAGTCATTTCTTAGAGCAATTACTGTGTGATTGTGTTGAGGGGTAGGATTTATCTGCACATTGTTAAGTATGTATCACTGGTTCCTGCAGCGCAAGCATGACACCAGCTGAGGACAGCAGTCAGTCAATCAATAAGTGCCGTAAAAGTCCAACATCTGCGCAGAAACGATTTCTGCTTCATAGCAAAAGGTTATCTCTATTTGATATTTATGTTATCTGACTCTGGGACTTTTTTTGGGGGTAAAGTCAGTGAAATACTAAAGTCCAGCTTTTTGGGTGGCCTTTTTCAAAATCCATTTTCATTGAAGGAAACTATGTTTCATACTTTTTATAAAGCCAGATTTTCATTGTCTGCAAAAATGTACTTTACATTCCTGTCAGTGGGCAGAGTGAATTTGACATGGCTTAGAACTAGTAAAGAGACACCTAATAGGCAGGAAACATTTTTGTTGCAAAGCTTAGGTGGGTGTATGATCAAGTGCTGTGATGGTGACACCTGGATGCTTCAGCTGAAGTAGTCATCAAACCCCCTCATTGGCTTCTTGCGCTTCATGATCCATCATGTCTCAATAATAGCTTTTATGAGTGCAGGGCATTGCATTGACTGACTGGAAAAACCATCCCATTTGTGATGAGCAAAAATGAATGCGATGGCTGAACACACCGTATTAATGACATTGTGATGCTGGCTGAACCATTAACTGGTTGACTCGATTACATCAACCAGGGTGACATAAGAAGGGAAGATGAGGTTCATGGGTCACAAAATTTGATGGTGCATAACTTAGGAGAAATTAGGAAAAAAACCAGAATGGATGATGAATACCATTTGGTGAGACATGATGGGGCAGCAGGAGTTTCAGGATCCATAATTAATTCACATGTAATGAAAGTGCCTGATGCACAAATGGTCACAAAAGGTAGACAAACTGACTTTGGATTCAATATTTCAAGCTTTGTTGAAAACAATACACCAAAAATACATTTCGGTGCCGTTAATGAAGATTTTCCTCAATTTCTTTGTAGCTTACTTTAAGCATTTTTGAGCCAGAAATGTCCAACTCCGCTTTGCTGCAGGAGCAGAAATGCTGGCAGATACTTGGGCCCGTGCCAGGCTTTATAACCGCATAATGTTTAACTTTCTATAAATACCACAGGAAGTGGTCCAAGTTGATCAAGTGTGATTGAATCTGAAATGACTCCAAAGACAGGAGCCAAGTTTCCTTAAGATGCTTTGGAGGAACTGCTTTCCTCTGCCCAGCTCCTGACAGGGCACCAGTCTGAGTCACTCCATGGTTTCTTCAGAGCGCACAGAGTCATTCCAGCAAAAATAATGTcatcaacaaacaaaatctCAACCCACGCCGATAACGTAAATGGGAAATCAAGTCAGGCGGGAGTGTTTCAATCAAGATTCTTACTTTATTGTCTGTTGCTATTCTGAGCATTCTTGTTCTTATACAGTTTACAATAACTGTTCCTTTAcagttgcatttttatttaacatgtttgCAACACGGCAGTTATTTTTGCTGTTGAGAATAACAATGGACTAAATTGTGGACCACACTACACATGTAGATCTCCCATATGAGGTACCACAATGATTCCACTTCATATGCCTGCTCCTGTGGCTCCAAGAATAAAAACCCTCCACTTTATTCAATTTCACAGTATTCCTCTGACCTAAGTCTGCTTGAGTAAAGTATTCGGCTGTAGCCGTATGCAGTGTTCTAcactactgtgcaaaagtcaccACTATCTCATATAACATGTGTAtttaatgctcaagcatgtcttaaATAAACCTGCCCTAACCAAGcccttttcacagcagatatttgtggAGATAAAATAGTAgaacagagggaggggaggtCACACCTTTTAGAAGCagttttgtttccttttctttttttattttattttagaactGCATACACGTTGCCGGATTTTGTATTCCAATATAGTGAGATTATTTGGTCATTATAGAATTGCTAAAACATCTAATGGTAGCCGTAGACCTTTgtgcagtatatacagtagGTTCCATAATGCCTCACAGTTCAGGTTCAGAACATGATCATTGTGTGTACATATAGGGTGCCCAGGTATGAAATGCATTTTATGAACACTGCTGACCTGCATTTATTGTATTTCACCACCTAGTATGTAATGGTGTTATACCTGCCTTAGTGTCTGTAAGGTTCTAAAAATCACATCACAGCTGAGATGTGTGTGGGAATCCATAAACACCTTTGTCCTTTATAAGAAAATGTGAGTGGATGATTGAATAATTCTTTATAATACTTTATAGAGTCAAGCTGGCAAGCGTACTTGCTGCACAACTCAAATGCTATTACATCATATTTGTACTATAGTCAGTCACTTCATTCATTCTTGTGTAATCACGATTAATAGGACTCCCGACAGGGAGCTTTCAGAAACACAAGCTCTCCTTAGTGATGCTCTGTATGTCTACAGCATTTGTAAGTGTATAGCTATCGATTGCTCGGAGGACTATTTTTCTTGTTTGCTACTTTTGTCTTGAatgaatgtgaaataaatacgAGCAAGCCATTCAGAAAGTGATGTCAGAGCCATGAGGGCCAGCATCTTTCCCGCACTGCTGAAGGCCACTGATTAATGCTTTGAGGTTTAAACGATTGAATGTAATCTCCCTAATGTCTGGGGATAAACAACTGCAAATGCCTGAAAACCTAATACGTCCTGCTTGCTCCTCGACATTTGACATGCTTTCATAACAGACGACACCCTGAAATGTTAGCATGACCTTCTGTGTGGCCGCTTGTCCACTTTGTTTGACGGACAGAGCATGTTCAAGTGTGTACCTCCCGCTTTAAGACACATTTCCTCTGTTCCGGCCGACTAATCCCAGCGAACACATCATTCCAGGTGTTTGAATACAGTCACCCACCGGCGTAAAACGACAAAGTGACACCAGTTCCACCACTTGAACTTGTATTTAATCAGGTGGTGAGCCTCCTTTGTGGTGGCAAGCCACTGATTAGATTTGAAGATTGAGAGCCATTACAGGAGGCTGCAGTTGGATAATGGCTTAAGTGCTGTTTTGCCTTCCTTTCTCTCCAGGAAGTGATTTATCAGGATGGGCCTGGCCTTTACTGACTGGGAGGTGCCCATTGGTGAGCAGTACCATTCATAGATCATATCACCCGACTGTGACCCTATCAACATGGTCTGTCCTCCCAATGGTGATGTATGCTTTCTGTACATGGAAAAGTATTACATTACAATACTAGCCACATTTACAGCTTATTAGATGTCCCACGTAATTCACTTAGTGTGCCTGTAATGGGTCAGTGGGTGTTGTGACATGTTGAAAAGGCTACAGCCGAACCAATAAATAGCAGCAAATGAATTTGCACCTTTTAAGCAGAAGTTCTGAAGAAGTCCTGCAGTTTAAACGTATACCGTGTGTTGTTATCGCAACCTAAAAGATGCTTTTAAAATGATGGAAACATCAGGATGTTAGTTTTAAGAAAAAGACTGTGAAAAAGACACTACCTTTTTAAGAACCAATGATAAATATGCTTGTATATGGTTTTGAAATTAtcagggaaaataaaagacaaggtatttcataatttattaaaCCTTTTCAACCATTGGTGGTGTTTTTCTCACAAGTCTTTTTCTACTATGCATTAACATGGTTACAGAAGAAAATAAGTGAAATCAACATACATACAGCATACATGACAGTGTAGCTGCATGTACAATGATTAATCACTGTTTAACACGAGGTGAGTCAGAGCAATAGCAAAAGAAACTGCAACAATAGTGAATAATTAACATGAAAGGTACGAAAAGAGATAATAtacatgttaaatataaaaactgtgtgtttttttaagaggCTTGTTAGAGGGATAATATTAGAAGATATTGAATCACAAGCAATTAAGTGTCATGGAGAGTAATCGGTGTGACAACAGAATGCATCCTTAACAGTATTTTAGTCAATCATTCGTGTCTATATTGGCTCCTTGGTGATTTCCTACAATTCCCACAATGTCCTTCATTAAGCCGAAGAGAATTGGTGTGAGCAGTTGCCATTTATCTCTGTTTGTATCACACATATTAGTCTTGTTTTAATCGTTCCCTTTAAAGGTTATtgaaagagaaacaacagaTATCCATGGAATAACCACTGTCTAATATCAATCTTATTTCATGAATTGTTTTCTGTAGGTGGAGtgagcaacaacagcagctgtgagCAGAAAAACACTGAGAGTCATGTCCcttcaacaaacacaacacgtggCATCAGCTCATAAAGGAGCGTTGAGACTACGGTCAGTTGACTTTCCATCGCTTAACTGTGGTGTCACCCATTGTTTGGCCGGTTATGCTGAAGCCACAggtttgtatttattatctCTGCGTTGCTATGTTTACAAGCTGTAGTACAGTCTCGAGTCAGTTGTTCCTAAAGCCAGGTCCAGGTTGGAAACTCGTTTTTTAGTTACCTGTTACCAGGGGGAAGCCACAACCAAGAAAAAGCTGCTGTTTTTATAGTAAAATGCCTAAAACTATTTGTCAAAGTAGTCAAAGTTATAGATGATTGTGTGTCTTTTAACAAATTGAATAATTATAGTTAGTAATAATATTCGGGCAAAAATTGCAGTTGGATTTCTAACTGACACGCTGCATTGACTTGGTACGAATGAGAAGTTTCAATGAGAAAACTAGAGCTAAATTAGCTCAATTCCAAATGACTCTATATGAAATGAAGACCATAGTTTGCATTGCTGGGGCCAAGTCGAAGACCCTAGGTTTTTGAAGaggtaaatgaaaacaaaatggaacGTCCAAGATCATGAGAGCTCTGTTTATATTGCACTATAAATTGCAGTAACTCACTGTGCTTTGGAAGTCACATTGTATGAAACTATGAAACTGAACTGAAGTTACTGTTGAAGTTACATTTGTTAAATAGTTGAAAATCATCTCTTCACTGTTTTCCACTCTAAAAGTGAAACTCCCATGCAATAATCACCAATGTAAAATTTGGGATTAGAGTGAAAATCCCTGTAAGCTTTGAGGGATGGAAATCCTACTTCTTTGgacattttgaagtttgaattACGTTTGTGCAGTTAAGTTTGAAGTATGTGGAACCCATAAGTAGAAGTTGAATATTTTGGAAAGTAACattaatattacaataataatgttctAATTCAGCtgaacattttgaagtttgaatgTTGAAGTATGTGGAACTATTAAAGAGCAGGACATCTGTGTTTTTGAAGAAGTTTCCAATTAAGTTTAATAggaaaaaatgtgcaaaacaaaaagttgAATACTTTGGAACACTACTGTTTTGAAGTTTGAATTAAGTTTCTATGGTGAAGTATGTGGAACAAGTTAACAGACAAATGAAGCTGCAGAATAACAAGTACAGTTCAGTGCATGTGCTTCCATATGCCTGACTCCAGAGTTtcaacatcacagttcaaataCTACAACTATAGTGTAACTATTACTATATATCATACAGCTACTCATTACTGCTAACATTAATATTATTCTCATCCACCCTTCGTCTACTTGTCCTTTTCTGAGGGTCACACGAGGAGCTGGAATCAATCCCAGATGGCGTTGGGGCAAGAAGCGTGTCACatgagatgatgaagatgatagtgatgatgataattgtttattaatgaaaatttaaagataatttattaatttatttttgaaatgctCCTGGTCTATATCTCTCCCCCGCTTCTTTTCGCCCATCTCTCCTTCACTTACCTCCTTCACTTCccctccttttctcctctctcctacccCAACCGGTCGGGGCAGATGTTCATACACTTTGGGTCTGGCTGTGTCAAAGATTGTGGTTGCGCTTGCTGATTGTGTTCCTGTCGAGTTTCTCGATAATAATTGTAAAGTCTTGACCTCaccatgtaaagtgccttgtgATAAAGTATGTATAGAATAGAAAAAATGTCCGCTGGAGAACAAGTGTTTGCAGCAAGTAATTCTTAGTTATAGTTTGAgtggtgtttttcctctttccagTGTTGTGATTTTAACACTAATCATGAAAGACTGTGTTTTTAGCCTGCAACAACTTATTTGTTGTTTCCTTCACACACTTTAGACACTTGATTGTCCTGGAGGAGCTGAGCCATTAGGATGACATACAGCGCAGTGTTTGTCCAATAATGCCATACCAGCAGCAACAGACACAGTCATCTTTGTGTCCCCAGTAATAACTTACACCACAGTGGTTATGTTGATCTCGGCTGGGGGAGGTCTGGCTTCAAAGGTTACTGTATTGACTCCGAGCTCCAAGTTTTTTCAGGGACGGAGTGAAAAACTTTGGAGGAGTCGAACCGGCCTGTTTCAGCTCCCTGGGGTGAAGTGTGATGCAGATGACCTCAAAGGATCATCCACACAGAcaaatatgagcacatattatatatactatacgcgtgcatgtgcaacacacacacagaacggCAACATAAAGCGACACGGATGATGTAcgtacatcacacacacacacaggtaaaaactaaaaaggaatacacaagttttttttatttttatagtttaACAATGAGACAACCACTCTTCAGTCTGTGTCCAATTGATTTTTAAAGACCAGCACGAATGATCATATAGATCCtcaactgtaattaaaaacaactttcaTACAAAAGAATGTCTTTTTGTTTATCTCATTTTTATGAAGAGAATTGATATATATGTCACTCGACGGGTAAATTATATGGCAAGTGTCAGTGTCATGTCGGgaaaggacacatttaaaaatagttgTTTCTTGCAGCTGCGGTTTAAAACTTTAGATACCAAGGTGGCAGTGGACTGTATTAGATACACGTTACTCATGCAGTCAAATACAACTGCAATAAATGAAGGTGTTTTAAAGGAGATGATCtattatatatcattttattaagttttgtattttctgtgcaGGTGATATTTGTAACTGTGCTGCTCCTACGTCTGTGTTTCCATCCTCTCCGGAGTTCAAAGTTTGTCAGGACATGTGCATGTGGAAAGGTGATGTAGGTATGTAAATGTGGATGGAGACCTGGCAACTGTCTGTTCAGCAGTGATTTAATGTCTGACATGGATGAGCGTTGTGGCTCAATAGCACTAAAAGGCTCATCCTCTCTAATGGGGTTCCTCTATGACGCAGACAAGGACAGGCAAACCCTCCACTCCCCCTTCTTTTACTCTGACATATAAtcttacacatacacacctacTGTGTGGTtggtatgtacacacacacacacacatgctgcccCGCACACTAATGAAAAGGAAGGGAATTGAGATGATTGTGCACAACAAACAGTAGTGTAATTGCTTTTGAGAAACGGCTCTTGTCGAAAGCTGTCATCGATTGATCTTTGCTGAGGACAACTTGTTTACTCAGTGTGTGGGAGGAGGCCCATGCAGGCAGCAGTGATCATTACTGGACTGACTGTGGTATCACTTTGTTAACTTAATATGGTTTGATGTTTCACTGTAGTGGGTCTGGAGGCTGTTGGCTTTTTATTGCCTTTTATTGCAAAATATGAGTTGGAAATGATACAAAATGGCCCAGTTTGAAAGTCATTTTAATGTACACCTTGAGCAGGGTTGACTCATGTGGAAACCTGGAATGTAAAGAAGTTTGTTGTCTGTGGTGAATCATCTCTCATAGTgttgcaaatcaaatcaaaacggGCAGATTACATAAGCTCAATGTGGATGGTTTATACTGAGCTTAAGCGCAGTGGGTGTAGTGCTGGAGTTGGTGCCATCCAAACAGCGTTATGAATGAAGAGCCCAGACGTGCGTCACTGTGTAGTGCACCTCCTTCCCCAGCAGATGGCCCCGCCTGCAAGTGCTTGACTGGGAGGGTCGCGGTGGtgtgggggaggtggggggaggggggggtttgTGCTTATCAATTTGGCATTTGAGGTACTGCATGCAATGTAACATTTTTGGaaggtttttaaaatatttattgctGGTGATGCTTCTCCAGAGCCACTATAGCGTTGCTTTGCTTCCGACTTAATTAATGACATCAATGCAAATTGGGGATAGCAAATGGTCAAAATGACCAGTGGATTTTGTGAATGGAGCACTTAGTGACTGGGCAATGACGTCAGCACAAATCCCATATCCCTTATAGTGAGCCAGGACTGAGGAGAGGCATCCCATTGGCTCGCTGTAGTATCAGAGCGATGTGATTGGCTGCCGGTGGATAATTAAACACCTACACAGTCAATGCACAAATCCAAGTGGTGGGATATATAGGCTGGTGCGTTGGCACTGCATGCAACAGAATCAAGAGTTGTTCTGCAAGTTGAGAGAAAGTCAACTTATTGTGTTTTGCATAGAGATTcatagatatatttatttattttatttactttcgcTGGGCAATTATCACTGAAGGTAAGTGGTGACTTTTAATACTGTGTCGGACAAAGTGTTGGTTTTGGCagttttggtttttcttttatgtatgTGTTTGATCTGAGGGGATGTGGACAAAGAGTCCCTGCATTGCACTGCGGTGATGTGATTGTGTGCTGGTAATGAGATTGTGGTCTGTGGCCACTAGGGTCATCAGAATCCCCATCACCCATGGTTGTGAGGGTCAAGTCTGGTTACTGGTACGGCAGAAGAGCAAGACCGACAAAGTCAAATGGCCGCAAAGAGTAAAAAGAAAGACggccaaagaaagaaagaaagaaacaacaatggAGAGAAGATACGAAGAACAGCAAGTGACACAGGGACTAGACGCGAGAGTTGACAGGACCAggtttactgtgtttgtgtgtgtgtgtgtgtgtgtgtgagacagagctAGAGAatgtgatagagagagagggagaggtggcTGCTCATTACACTAATGCACTGGTCCCTAAGGGAGTTGCCAAGCTTTGAGTACCCCCTCCTTCCCTTTCTCTTTTTACCCCTCCTCTTCTAGCTCTGGCAAGTGCTCCATGCATCACACAGTGTACTGTAGGAccccacctacacacacacacacacacacacacacacagacacacagacaggcacacCCGCAGACAAGTCACACTCTGAGACTAGGTGTACAACAAGAGAGAACTACCTGTCCTGTACTCTTGGCTGGATGTTTAGGACGGAGAGTGCGTTTTGCAGAGGATAATTGGGGGGCTGTTAGATGGCTCAGGTTTGAAGGCAAGTTTATGGAGGTAAAAGCGAGGATGTTCAGCAGGAAACCAGAGATAAATAGAGGCAAACCAAGATGTGGGTAGAGCTGATCTCCCCTCTCAGGAAAGTGACAGAAAGATCTTTTCAACTTTACAACAAAGAGGATCCCACACTTTGATGTATGTTTCCTACATGTATGTGTTGATGAATTTATGGCTGACTTGCAAATATGTTTTAGCATTCTGTGGATGTAATTGGCAGCAGCTGATAGAATTGTCTTTCTCATGTAGGGGACCATGGTTATGTTGAAGATCTCCGCTTTCCTTGTTGCCTACGCCCTGGTCATTTGCCAGATGTATTGCTCACAAGCCGCCCCTGCCAGGTGAGAGACACTTCATATTTCACACGTCACTCTTGTGGAAAAGTAAAATggatttttgtcttttaaaatgacaaacttCGAGATGTAGAGGAGAGGTGGATGCACAGAGAGACCTCAAAAAAATGTGGTAAACAGTTTTTGGTAAATATTTGTCACTAGAATGTCAATCAGTTTCCTTTCTTGTTGGAAAAATGtggctaaaatgttttttgaattTGGGAAAATATATGACTTGTATGCTCAGGTACAATTTCTTAGTTTAAAAACACGACAGgtttttgttattcatattttaattttgtaatcTCATTGGATAAGGATAaaaccaaagaagaaaaatgatgaGGAATAATTCACCAGCTGGAGACAGTGCAACCTATGTATTTATTGAATGGGGGATTCAAGCCACTCCCCACACTGTTCCTATGAAGCTATTGATTTAGTAATAAATCTAAAGTCAGTTGCACATCAGCCCGTCTCTCAGATGGGGCACTTTCTGCAGATTGTTTCCCCGCGTTGGCCGAGGGCCCTCCAACTCAGACGTCATCCCTCTGAGAGTTGGTGACGTCCAAGCAAaaccctctcccctcccctcccgtCCCATCTTATCTATCCACCcgctccaccagcagcagccgACCCACCCCAACACCCACATGTTCATCACCCCCACCCTTTCTTTTAACTGCAGGTGATAATTCTGTAGAAGGATTTCATACTGATCTCAATGCCTGTCCTCCCTCAACCCGTCTGACCCCTAAACCTCCCCCAATCACccttctttcacacacacacagaccaggtTTAGAATCCATGTCGGGCCGAGTCACGCTCACGGACTACGAGGCGCGAAGGTTACTCAACGCCATTGTGAAGGAGTTTGTGCAGATGACAGCAGAGGAACTGGAGCAGCAGGCAACTGAGGGAAACAGGTACGGACGACACTTTGCCATTTTAACcgcatattttaaaatgaagttttcTGTGCACAGAAACCACCAGTGAAAGGAGAGAGGGGCTAACATGTTACGTTAAACTTAAATGAAAAGATCAAATTCACAGAATGCGGCACACTGaactattttctggtttcactTTGACACCACTGAGGATGCGCCTTTTTTAATGCCCCACTTCAATCAGGTGTAGAGGTATGTACGTTTCAGCATACcgaaggagagaaaaaacaggtCTATAATGTCATGTCGAAGAATAGATCGTCAACAGaccaataaaaaagaaatccttaTTCTCTGTCATGACCCTGCTCCTGCATGGATAAGTTtgattttgactttgtttgaaGGGACTATTTCCAGCCTGCCTGCCGGGCATGTGAACGGTGTATGCCTAACGGAACGAATAAGTGTGCATGATGTCAATTAAGTAGAGTTGCATGACAGTGAGAAACAACTGGTCTCTGTTTGTCCTGTGGGTGAAAAA
Encoded proteins:
- the LOC131470172 gene encoding calcitonin gene-related peptide-like isoform X2, which codes for MVMLKISAFLVAYALVICQMYCSQAAPARPGLESMSGRVTLTDYEARRLLNAIVKEFVQMTAEELEQQATEGNSVTAQKRACNTATCVTHRLADFLSRSGGMGNSNFVPTNVGAKAFGRRRRSIQM
- the LOC131470172 gene encoding calcitonin gene-related peptide-like isoform X1, which encodes MVMLKISAFLVAYALVICQMYCSQAAPARPGLESMSGRVTLTDYEARRLLNAIVKEFVQMTAEELEQQATEGNSSVTAQKRACNTATCVTHRLADFLSRSGGMGNSNFVPTNVGAKAFGRRRRSIQM